From a region of the Planifilum fimeticola genome:
- a CDS encoding manganese catalase family protein, whose translation MFFHVKELQYEAKPERPDPIYAKKLQEILGGQFGEITVAMQYLFQGWNCRCKSKSKYRDLLLDTGTEELAHIEMIATMIARLLDGAPVKDQEEAAKNPVIEAVMGGMNPQHVIVSGLGATPTDSVGYPWNARYTIASGNLLADFRANLNAESQGRLQAVRLWEMTDDRGVKDMLSWLIARDNMHQNQWMAAIKELEACEGGKVVPTTFPREYQINEVAYTLFNFSKGNESACGRWAYGTAPDKRGTFNYVEHPKPLAPKPVLPPAPPPVHDTPCPCTK comes from the coding sequence ATGTTTTTTCATGTGAAAGAGTTGCAGTACGAGGCCAAACCCGAACGCCCGGATCCGATCTACGCCAAAAAATTGCAGGAAATCCTCGGCGGTCAGTTCGGAGAAATCACCGTCGCCATGCAATACTTGTTTCAGGGGTGGAATTGCCGGTGCAAATCGAAATCGAAATACCGGGACCTGCTTCTCGACACCGGCACCGAAGAGCTGGCGCACATTGAGATGATCGCCACCATGATCGCCCGGCTGTTGGACGGCGCCCCCGTCAAGGATCAGGAGGAGGCGGCCAAAAACCCGGTGATCGAGGCGGTGATGGGCGGGATGAACCCCCAGCATGTGATCGTCTCCGGCTTGGGAGCCACTCCGACGGACAGCGTGGGATATCCCTGGAACGCGCGGTACACCATTGCCAGCGGCAATTTGCTCGCCGATTTCCGGGCCAATCTGAACGCCGAATCCCAGGGGCGACTGCAAGCGGTCCGGTTGTGGGAGATGACGGATGACCGCGGCGTCAAAGACATGCTCTCCTGGTTGATCGCCCGGGACAACATGCATCAGAACCAGTGGATGGCCGCGATCAAGGAATTGGAGGCCTGCGAAGGAGGCAAGGTGGTTCCCACCACCTTCCCGCGGGAGTACCAAATCAACGAAGTGGCGTACACCCTGTTCAATTTCTCGAAGGGCAACGAAAGCGCTTGCGGCCGGTGGGCGTACGGCACCGCGCCGGACAAGAGGGGTACCTTCAATTACGTCGAGCATCCCAAGCCGCTTGCCCCGAAACCCGTGCTGCCCCCCGCCCCGCCTCCGGTACACGACACTCCCTGCCCCTGCACGAAGTGA
- the trpB gene encoding tryptophan synthase subunit beta — MSRVEIEQGYFGQYGGSFVSPELQEVLDRLAEQFERHKDDPDFKEEYLYYLREYVGRETPLTYARNLTEHLKGAKIYFKREDLNHTGAHKINNAIGQILLAKRMGAKRVIAETGAGQHGVATATACAMFGMDCTIYMGAEDTKRQALNVFRMELLGAKVVPVSKGQGRLKDAVDEALADLVANYENTFYLLGSAVGPHPFPSMVKHFQSIISEESKRQILEKEGRLPDAVIACVGGGSNAIGAFAHYLEDEGVRLIGVEPDQAATLTEGVPSVLHGFRSLVLLDEQGNPRPTYSIAAGLDYPGIGPEHSHLKETGRAEYVTVTNEEVLEAFQLLAKTEGILPALESAHAIAHAIRLAPTLEKDRILLVNLSGRGDKDVEQVFQMLNKRGEGA, encoded by the coding sequence ATGAGCCGAGTTGAGATTGAGCAGGGTTATTTCGGTCAATATGGGGGAAGCTTTGTATCTCCGGAACTGCAGGAAGTGCTGGACCGACTGGCGGAGCAGTTTGAACGGCACAAGGACGATCCGGATTTCAAAGAGGAATACCTTTATTACTTGCGGGAGTACGTCGGCCGCGAAACTCCCCTGACCTACGCCCGGAATCTGACGGAACATTTGAAGGGCGCCAAGATCTATTTCAAGCGCGAGGACTTGAATCACACGGGTGCGCACAAGATCAACAACGCGATCGGGCAGATTTTGCTGGCCAAGCGGATGGGAGCCAAACGGGTCATCGCCGAGACAGGCGCCGGTCAGCACGGGGTGGCCACGGCGACCGCCTGTGCCATGTTCGGCATGGACTGCACCATCTACATGGGCGCGGAGGATACGAAGAGACAGGCGCTGAACGTGTTCCGGATGGAACTGTTGGGGGCCAAAGTCGTTCCCGTGTCCAAGGGGCAGGGAAGATTGAAGGACGCGGTGGATGAGGCCCTGGCCGATTTGGTCGCCAACTACGAGAATACCTTCTACCTGCTGGGTTCCGCCGTGGGACCGCACCCGTTCCCGTCCATGGTCAAGCATTTCCAGTCGATCATCAGTGAAGAGTCGAAGCGTCAAATCCTGGAGAAGGAGGGGCGTCTCCCCGACGCCGTTATCGCCTGCGTCGGCGGCGGAAGCAACGCCATCGGAGCCTTTGCCCACTACCTGGAGGACGAAGGGGTGCGGTTGATCGGCGTCGAACCGGATCAGGCGGCCACGCTGACCGAAGGAGTGCCCTCCGTGCTTCACGGCTTCAGAAGCCTCGTTCTGTTGGACGAACAGGGGAATCCGCGCCCCACCTATTCCATCGCCGCCGGACTGGATTATCCCGGCATCGGACCGGAGCACAGCCATCTGAAGGAGACGGGACGGGCCGAATACGTCACCGTCACCAACGAAGAAGTGCTGGAGGCGTTCCAACTGTTGGCGAAAACGGAGGGCATCCTGCCGGCCCTGGAGAGCGCCCACGCTATTGCCCACGCCATCCGGCTGGCGCCGACCCTGGAGAAGGATCGGATCCTTCTCGTCAACCTCTCGGGCAGAGGGGACAAGGATGTGGAACAGGTGTTTCAGATGTTGAACAAGCGGGGCGAGGGCGCTTGA